A single region of the Rattus rattus isolate New Zealand chromosome 8, Rrattus_CSIRO_v1, whole genome shotgun sequence genome encodes:
- the Abhd5 gene encoding 1-acylglycerol-3-phosphate O-acyltransferase ABHD5 isoform X1, with amino-acid sequence MKAMAAEEEVDSADAGGGSGWLTGWLPTWCPTSTSHLKEAEEKMLKCVPCTYKKEPVRISNGNSIWTLMFSHNMSSKTPLVLLHGFGGGLGLWALNFEDLSTDRPVYAFDLLGFGRSSRPRFDSDAEEVENQFVESIEEWRCALRLDKMILLGHNLGGFLAAAYSLKYPSRVSHLILVEPWGFPERPDLADQERPIPVWIRALGAALTPFNPLAGLRIAGPFGLSLVQRLRPDFKRKYSSMFEDDTVTEYIYHCNVQTPSGETAFKNMTIPYGWAKRPMLQRIGGLHPDIPVSVIFGARSCIDGNSGTSIQSLRPKSYVKTIAILGAGHYVYADQPEEFNQKVKEICHTVD; translated from the exons gTCAGGATGGCTGACAGGGTGGCTTCCTACCTGGTGTCCCACGTCTACATCACACCttaaagaagctgaagagaaaatGCTAAAAT GTGTCCCCTGCACTTACAAGAAAGAGCCTGTGCGCATATCCAATGGAAACAGCATATGGACACTGATGTTCTCACACAACATGTCTAGTAAGACACCACTTGTCCTCCTGCATGGTTTTGGAGGAGGTCTTGGACTTTGGGCCCTGAATTTTGAAGATCTAAGCACTGATAGGCCTGTCTATGCCTTTGACCTACTGGGCTTTGGAAGAAGTAGTAGACCTAGGTTTGACAGTGATGCGGAAGAAGTGGAGAATCAGTTTGTGGAATCCATTGAAGAGTGGAGATGTGCCCTCAGGTTGGACAAAATGATCTTGCTTGGACACAACCTGGGAGGGTTCTTGGCTGCTGCCTACTCACTGAAGTACCCGTCAAG GGTCAGTCACCTCATTTTAGTAGAACCATGGGGTTTTCCTGAGCGACCAGATCTTGCTGATCAAGAGAGACCAATTCCAGTTTGGATCAGAGCCTTAGGGGCAGCATTGACTCCCTTTAAccccctggctggcctcaggaTTGCAGGACCTTTTG GGTTGAGTCTAGTGCAGCGCCTGAGGCCGGACTTCAAGCGGAAGTACTCCTCTATGTTTGAAGATGACACGGTGACAGAGTACATCTACCACTGTAACGTACAAACCCCAAG TGGTGAGACAGCTTTCAAAAACATGACGATTCCTTACGGGTGGGCCAAGCGGCCCATGCTCCAGCGCATAGGTGGCTTGCACCCTGACATTCCAGTTTCAGTGATCTTCGGTGCCCGGTCCTGCATAGATGGCAACTCTGGCACCAGCATCCAGTCACTGCGACCCAAGTCATACGTGAAGACAATC GCTATCCTCGGGGCAGGGCATTATGTGTATGCAGACCAGCCAGAGGAGTTCAACCAGAAAGTCAAGGAGATCTGCCACACAGTAGACTGA
- the Abhd5 gene encoding 1-acylglycerol-3-phosphate O-acyltransferase ABHD5 isoform X2, translating into MFSHNMSSKTPLVLLHGFGGGLGLWALNFEDLSTDRPVYAFDLLGFGRSSRPRFDSDAEEVENQFVESIEEWRCALRLDKMILLGHNLGGFLAAAYSLKYPSRVSHLILVEPWGFPERPDLADQERPIPVWIRALGAALTPFNPLAGLRIAGPFGLSLVQRLRPDFKRKYSSMFEDDTVTEYIYHCNVQTPSGETAFKNMTIPYGWAKRPMLQRIGGLHPDIPVSVIFGARSCIDGNSGTSIQSLRPKSYVKTIAILGAGHYVYADQPEEFNQKVKEICHTVD; encoded by the exons ATGTTCTCACACAACATGTCTAGTAAGACACCACTTGTCCTCCTGCATGGTTTTGGAGGAGGTCTTGGACTTTGGGCCCTGAATTTTGAAGATCTAAGCACTGATAGGCCTGTCTATGCCTTTGACCTACTGGGCTTTGGAAGAAGTAGTAGACCTAGGTTTGACAGTGATGCGGAAGAAGTGGAGAATCAGTTTGTGGAATCCATTGAAGAGTGGAGATGTGCCCTCAGGTTGGACAAAATGATCTTGCTTGGACACAACCTGGGAGGGTTCTTGGCTGCTGCCTACTCACTGAAGTACCCGTCAAG GGTCAGTCACCTCATTTTAGTAGAACCATGGGGTTTTCCTGAGCGACCAGATCTTGCTGATCAAGAGAGACCAATTCCAGTTTGGATCAGAGCCTTAGGGGCAGCATTGACTCCCTTTAAccccctggctggcctcaggaTTGCAGGACCTTTTG GGTTGAGTCTAGTGCAGCGCCTGAGGCCGGACTTCAAGCGGAAGTACTCCTCTATGTTTGAAGATGACACGGTGACAGAGTACATCTACCACTGTAACGTACAAACCCCAAG TGGTGAGACAGCTTTCAAAAACATGACGATTCCTTACGGGTGGGCCAAGCGGCCCATGCTCCAGCGCATAGGTGGCTTGCACCCTGACATTCCAGTTTCAGTGATCTTCGGTGCCCGGTCCTGCATAGATGGCAACTCTGGCACCAGCATCCAGTCACTGCGACCCAAGTCATACGTGAAGACAATC GCTATCCTCGGGGCAGGGCATTATGTGTATGCAGACCAGCCAGAGGAGTTCAACCAGAAAGTCAAGGAGATCTGCCACACAGTAGACTGA